A single region of the Saprospiraceae bacterium genome encodes:
- the istA gene encoding IS21 family transposase: MDQVKSIIKNYLSTRSIKATARQLKISKNTVREYLRRSQAYTEDIGQLLLLDDDQLKVILYGTHTPSQTDRSATLSQQQDYWIKELRRVGVTRQLLWEEYRVEHPDGYGYSQFCEYLKRGIGRKDLTLSLNHVPGQELMVDFSGKKLEWVDLSTGQVHSCEVLVAVFPHSHYAFVIALASQQLAHFVHGLNQALSFFGGLPQVLLSDNLKSYVTRADRYEPTFTQLCEQLAAHYQLDLQATRVGKPKDKASVENAVGVVYNRIYGPLRNEVFSSLAALNEGIREQLDRHNAKAYQKKEGSRQSIFQTYERPQMRDLPSDLFEIKKITRAKIQLNYHVFIGEEKNFYSVPCQYVGQQAQIIYTPKVVEVFLNSERIALHQRLEGRGSYHYQTQEQHMPKHHQEWKKSLGYDAEYFLTQAKLIGPATHWAIQLVLVSRIHQEQSYNSCKGILHLTKKYSKERLEQAALRCQKVSRVSYNMLKRILLLELDQVEEQPAQLKLPLHDNIRGPQQYQ, translated from the coding sequence ATGGATCAAGTAAAAAGCATTATCAAAAATTATCTGAGTACCCGTTCGATTAAGGCTACGGCCCGTCAACTAAAAATATCGAAGAATACGGTACGCGAGTATCTGCGTCGCAGCCAAGCTTATACGGAGGATATAGGGCAGCTTTTATTGTTAGATGATGATCAACTTAAGGTTATCCTGTATGGCACCCATACGCCTAGCCAAACGGACCGCAGCGCTACCTTATCTCAACAGCAGGACTATTGGATAAAAGAATTACGTCGAGTAGGTGTAACGCGGCAGTTGTTATGGGAAGAATACCGGGTGGAACATCCAGATGGTTATGGTTATAGTCAGTTTTGTGAATATCTAAAAAGAGGGATTGGCCGCAAAGATCTTACGCTGAGTTTGAACCATGTTCCAGGTCAAGAACTGATGGTAGATTTTAGTGGAAAGAAACTTGAGTGGGTAGATCTCAGTACGGGCCAAGTCCATTCATGTGAAGTCCTGGTAGCGGTGTTTCCCCATAGCCATTATGCATTTGTCATTGCCTTGGCTAGTCAACAGCTTGCCCATTTTGTGCATGGTCTGAACCAAGCGCTGTCATTTTTTGGTGGCCTTCCTCAGGTCCTCTTATCGGATAATTTAAAATCTTATGTTACCAGGGCCGATAGATATGAACCCACTTTCACCCAATTATGTGAGCAATTAGCTGCCCACTATCAATTGGACTTACAGGCTACCCGAGTGGGTAAACCCAAGGATAAAGCCAGTGTGGAAAATGCTGTAGGTGTGGTCTATAACCGTATTTATGGCCCTTTAAGAAATGAAGTCTTCTCCAGTTTAGCGGCCCTAAACGAGGGCATTAGAGAACAACTTGATCGGCACAATGCCAAGGCTTATCAAAAAAAAGAAGGGAGTCGACAAAGTATTTTTCAGACCTACGAACGCCCACAAATGAGAGATCTTCCCAGCGATTTATTTGAGATCAAGAAAATAACCCGTGCTAAAATCCAACTCAATTACCATGTTTTTATCGGAGAAGAAAAGAATTTTTACTCCGTTCCCTGCCAGTATGTAGGCCAACAAGCACAGATCATTTATACCCCTAAAGTAGTGGAAGTCTTCCTCAACAGTGAGCGCATTGCCTTGCACCAAAGGTTGGAGGGGCGGGGTAGCTATCATTATCAGACCCAAGAACAGCATATGCCCAAACACCATCAAGAATGGAAAAAAAGTCTGGGTTACGACGCTGAATATTTTTTGACCCAGGCCAAACTAATAGGCCCAGCCACCCACTGGGCTATTCAGTTGGTACTGGTCTCCAGAATCCATCAAGAGCAATCCTACAACAGTTGTAAAGGCATCTTACACCTCACTAAAAAGTACTCTAAGGAACGATTAGAACAAGCCGCACTACGTTGTCAAAAGGTCAGTAGAGTCAGTTATAACATGCTCAAAAGAATCCTGCTCCTTGAATTGGATCAGGTCGAGGAACAACCTGCTCAACTCAAACTACCACTACATGATAATATCCGTGGCCCTCAACAGTATCAATAA
- the istB gene encoding IS21-like element helper ATPase IstB — MKNVSLQRMKQLKLIGMANAYEAILGLPINQQPEAHQLLATLLDAEHDNRSNKKMQMFVRLSKLRYQATLPDIDCDQQRNLSKEKLLKLADCSYIQRGENILITGATGCGKSYLACALGHQACVLGHRTLYFNMNRLTEQIALARTDGSLLKWLDRIKKAALIIFDDFGLQPITPAIKLILLQILEDRYEAAATLICSQLPVNKWYEYFDEPTLADAILDRIIPKAHRIDLKGNSLRKPAKSLS, encoded by the coding sequence ATGAAAAATGTATCCCTGCAAAGGATGAAGCAACTCAAATTAATCGGAATGGCCAATGCTTATGAGGCTATATTGGGCTTGCCTATCAACCAGCAACCCGAAGCACATCAACTCTTGGCTACCCTGCTAGATGCAGAGCATGACAACCGGTCTAATAAAAAAATGCAAATGTTTGTAAGACTCAGCAAACTCCGATATCAAGCCACTTTACCTGATATTGATTGCGATCAACAGCGAAATCTAAGTAAAGAAAAACTCCTCAAATTAGCCGATTGCTCCTACATCCAAAGGGGAGAAAATATCCTCATCACCGGGGCAACCGGTTGTGGTAAATCCTATCTGGCATGTGCCCTAGGTCATCAAGCTTGCGTCTTAGGTCACAGAACCCTCTACTTCAACATGAATCGATTAACCGAACAAATTGCCCTGGCAAGAACCGATGGATCACTCCTCAAGTGGTTGGACAGAATTAAAAAAGCAGCACTCATTATCTTTGATGATTTTGGTCTACAACCCATTACACCAGCCATCAAACTGATCCTCTTACAAATACTCGAAGACCGATACGAAGCAGCAGCTACTTTAATCTGCTCACAACTACCCGTCAACAAGTGGTATGAATATTTTGATGAACCTACTTTAGCTGATGCTATTTTGGATAGAATTATTCCTAAAGCACATCGAATAGATTTGAAAGGAAATAGTTTAAGAAAACCAGCAAAAAGTTTATCTTAA
- a CDS encoding Rpn family recombination-promoting nuclease/putative transposase yields MSKKRLSHDAFFKLAFSDIDISREYIKHFLPERLVASLQLAKLKLSNQSFVTPKLKQYYSDLVYQCLTNEGKPIEVALLFEHKNDIPIYPHIQLLRYQLEYWENQFKQKKGLTPIIPIVVYQGKQKWTKRPFKNYFLTESDVFHPFIPSFDYCLTDINQIPDGELMALTADLLSSILLLMKSIKSQPEQHFTQILMNMENKIGDHTKRNLIEGMIVYFLQNAEICIFGNV; encoded by the coding sequence ATGTCTAAAAAACGCCTCTCACACGACGCTTTCTTTAAGTTAGCCTTCTCTGATATAGATATATCAAGGGAATACATCAAGCATTTTTTACCAGAAAGACTGGTTGCATCTTTGCAATTAGCCAAATTAAAGCTTTCTAACCAATCATTTGTTACACCAAAACTGAAGCAATATTATTCAGATTTGGTCTATCAATGTCTAACCAATGAAGGCAAACCAATTGAGGTAGCTTTATTGTTTGAACATAAAAACGATATTCCTATTTATCCACATATTCAGCTCCTGCGATATCAATTAGAATATTGGGAAAATCAATTCAAACAAAAGAAGGGGTTGACGCCTATTATCCCAATTGTAGTCTATCAAGGAAAACAAAAATGGACTAAGCGACCTTTTAAAAACTATTTTTTAACCGAGAGCGATGTGTTTCATCCTTTTATCCCAAGTTTTGATTACTGCTTGACAGACATTAACCAGATCCCGGATGGAGAACTTATGGCCCTAACTGCTGATTTGCTCAGCAGTATACTGCTATTGATGAAATCTATAAAATCACAACCAGAACAACATTTTACCCAAATATTAATGAACATGGAAAACAAGATTGGTGATCATACCAAAAGAAACTTAATCGAAGGAATGATTGTTTATTTTCTACAAAATGCCGAAATTTGCATATTCGGAAACGTCTGA
- a CDS encoding efflux RND transporter permease subunit: MLSFLLRRPIAVLMSFLGLLILGVWVIRLLPISLLPDIPIPRISVQLSYSDLAAQELEDHIVKPLRNQLLQVNQLSDIESKTRNGQATILLDFEFGTNTDLAFIEVNEKIDLIASQLPRDMERPRVIKANIADIPVFSLSMVPKETGREVELATVARQLIKRRIEQLAEVAFVDMSGLQQPEIVVQPDLAKLQAMGWSTDDLAQAIRDNELELGNVLIQDGQYQFNIRFPSGLQSVEDIRKVFLRKEGTLLQLQDIALVELRVQAPRGKYLFNGKEAIVFTIRKQANARLFDLKQNFAVLLADLEQNYPQLHFELSNDQSELLQVSIDNLLNSLRYGAFFAFIILFLFFREWRAPVLIGLAIPVALVVAMFGLYLAEISINTISLAGLILGVGLMIDNSIIVIENIRQFRAAGNSLMDACVEGTNEVIRPLISSALTTCSVFLPLIFLSGIAGGLFYDQALSITIALGASLLVAYILLPTLVHLLEPSKAPMPLAEGKTEGSRTTLFARSVDLVLRFRWLFLFLVLSATIGVYVGLKDLRRERFPLLSRQGYTLGLDWNENISLSENERRVKELLSVLAEELSASQVYLGEQQFLLAQDNQGINEAAVMLYTATSATSMADKITTHIKQNYPTANATIAPIKTLFDEIFGEPAAPLSVYLQMASTAGIPVPSTVQFLLDSLEKQGITYRLPPLQTQYFVQILLEEALRYGVSYQAIYSQLQILFNQHHISTLKVADQYIPIQLSTPATGFFDLIAQTSVSNQKGETVPLSIFLDIQRGEAYKEIWAGRGGAAYPIALDQYSAKLLQDIKQWIGKSGQLSAHFAGQVFEDERLIKELMGVFLISLMLLYLILAAQFESLLQPIIVLLTIPIAIGGAGIALWFSGESLNIVSLTGVIVMSGIMVNDAILKVDMMNRLLVANGDLGMAIHGAGQRRIRPILMTSLTTILALIPVLFSIGLGAELQRPLAYTVIGGLALGTWASLYVVPVLYHFFSRKN, encoded by the coding sequence ATGCTCTCTTTCCTCCTACGCCGCCCCATCGCTGTCTTAATGAGTTTTCTAGGATTGTTGATCCTGGGCGTGTGGGTAATTCGTTTGTTACCGATCTCCTTGTTACCTGATATTCCAATTCCGAGGATAAGTGTACAATTAAGTTATAGCGATTTAGCTGCGCAGGAATTGGAAGACCATATTGTCAAGCCACTGCGCAATCAGCTACTGCAAGTCAATCAGTTAAGTGATATTGAAAGTAAAACCCGCAATGGCCAGGCCACTATTTTGTTGGATTTTGAATTTGGGACGAATACCGATCTGGCCTTCATTGAAGTCAATGAAAAAATAGACTTGATTGCCTCCCAGTTGCCACGCGATATGGAGCGACCACGGGTCATTAAGGCCAATATTGCAGATATTCCCGTTTTTTCCCTAAGCATGGTTCCCAAAGAGACAGGCCGGGAAGTAGAATTGGCGACCGTTGCCCGTCAACTCATCAAACGACGGATCGAACAGCTCGCCGAAGTGGCCTTTGTCGATATGAGTGGCCTCCAACAGCCGGAGATCGTTGTGCAACCAGACCTTGCCAAGCTGCAAGCAATGGGTTGGTCAACGGATGATTTGGCACAGGCGATTCGGGATAATGAACTGGAACTGGGAAATGTACTCATACAAGATGGTCAATATCAATTTAATATCCGATTTCCCTCGGGGTTACAGTCTGTCGAAGATATTCGCAAGGTTTTTCTCAGAAAGGAAGGGACGCTGTTGCAATTGCAGGATATTGCACTTGTGGAATTGCGTGTCCAGGCGCCACGGGGCAAATACTTGTTTAATGGAAAAGAGGCTATTGTCTTCACGATTCGCAAACAAGCTAATGCCCGACTATTTGACTTAAAGCAAAACTTTGCCGTATTGCTCGCCGATTTGGAGCAGAATTACCCCCAACTGCATTTTGAGTTATCTAACGACCAAAGTGAATTATTGCAGGTGTCCATCGATAACTTGCTGAATAGCCTGCGTTATGGAGCCTTCTTTGCCTTTATAATCCTATTCCTGTTTTTTCGGGAATGGCGGGCACCTGTCCTGATCGGGTTGGCGATCCCTGTAGCCCTGGTCGTAGCGATGTTCGGCTTGTATTTGGCCGAAATCAGCATTAATACCATTTCTTTAGCTGGTTTGATCCTCGGGGTCGGTTTGATGATAGATAATTCCATCATTGTCATTGAAAATATCAGACAATTTAGAGCCGCTGGAAATAGTCTAATGGATGCCTGCGTGGAGGGAACGAACGAAGTCATTCGTCCCTTAATTAGTTCCGCCTTGACGACATGTTCCGTCTTTCTGCCTTTGATTTTTTTAAGTGGCATAGCTGGAGGGCTGTTTTATGACCAGGCCCTATCGATCACCATTGCGCTAGGGGCGTCCTTGCTGGTCGCCTACATTTTACTACCAACCCTGGTTCATTTGTTGGAACCCTCAAAGGCCCCTATGCCCCTAGCCGAGGGTAAAACGGAAGGCTCCCGAACCACTCTTTTTGCACGTTCGGTCGATCTGGTACTTCGTTTTCGTTGGTTGTTTCTGTTTCTGGTCTTAAGTGCTACCATAGGTGTTTACGTTGGCTTAAAAGACCTGCGAAGGGAGCGTTTTCCATTATTGAGTCGACAAGGATATACCTTAGGACTGGATTGGAATGAAAATATAAGTTTGTCCGAAAATGAAAGGCGTGTCAAGGAACTGCTCTCCGTTTTGGCGGAGGAACTGAGTGCCAGCCAGGTTTATTTAGGAGAACAACAGTTTTTGCTTGCGCAGGATAACCAGGGGATCAATGAAGCAGCAGTTATGCTCTATACAGCGACTTCAGCGACGAGTATGGCTGACAAAATAACGACCCATATCAAGCAAAATTACCCAACGGCTAATGCTACCATAGCACCCATCAAAACCTTATTTGATGAAATTTTTGGAGAGCCAGCAGCCCCTTTAAGTGTTTATTTACAAATGGCTTCAACAGCGGGTATTCCTGTCCCATCGACGGTTCAATTTTTACTGGATAGTTTGGAAAAACAAGGTATCACCTACCGTTTACCTCCTTTGCAGACTCAGTATTTTGTGCAAATACTTCTGGAAGAAGCCTTGCGCTATGGTGTTTCCTATCAGGCCATTTATAGTCAATTGCAGATCCTCTTTAACCAGCATCATATTTCGACCTTAAAGGTAGCGGATCAATATATTCCTATTCAATTGAGTACGCCAGCAACTGGTTTTTTTGACCTCATCGCGCAGACAAGCGTTTCCAACCAAAAAGGAGAAACCGTTCCGTTAAGTATTTTCCTTGATATACAACGAGGCGAAGCTTATAAAGAGATTTGGGCAGGTCGGGGCGGAGCGGCTTATCCCATTGCATTGGATCAGTATAGCGCCAAGCTTTTGCAGGATATTAAGCAATGGATAGGCAAAAGCGGCCAGCTTAGTGCCCACTTTGCAGGACAGGTTTTTGAGGATGAGCGCCTCATCAAGGAATTAATGGGGGTGTTCCTTATTTCATTGATGTTGTTGTACCTTATCCTGGCTGCACAATTTGAATCTTTGTTGCAACCTATAATTGTACTGTTGACCATACCAATAGCCATTGGAGGGGCAGGCATAGCCCTCTGGTTCTCTGGCGAAAGTTTGAATATTGTTTCCCTTACTGGGGTCATTGTCATGAGTGGTATTATGGTCAATGATGCCATCCTCAAAGTAGATATGATGAATCGTTTGCTGGTGGCCAATGGCGACCTTGGAATGGCTATCCACGGAGCAGGCCAACGCCGTATCCGCCCTATTTTGATGACCTCTTTAACTACTATATTAGCACTTATACCGGTATTGTTTTCCATCGGATTAGGGGCAGAATTGCAGCGCCCGCTTGCTTATACGGTTATTGGCGGTTTGGCGCTCGGGACATGGGCCAGTTTATATGTGGTGCCTGTTTTGTATCATTTTTTTTCTAGAAAAAATTGA
- a CDS encoding efflux RND transporter periplasmic adaptor subunit — MTVAYSMIKLILPLLLASCLASCGPEAAQEMPAEANNPLPQTPPIEVKIAPVQKKAFPLRVITTGTLQASRQTPITIETAGQIAEMQLQEGAFVQKGALLLRLEDQEHHLKLEQSYLTLDEADVNKKDLLLSNGGQAEVDTSVSPEKLKLILTLSGYDRAKHAIQLATLELAKTKVFAPFSGVIANVKVKPYQRLNAGEELCTLIDPTSFEVSFKLLETEALQVKLGQALLIQPIALPEGQLTAAINAINPIVDEQGLVSLRARLSSASIRLFEGQNVKVILEQQVPQQLIIPKTAVVLRSNKAVVFSYEQATNLAKWHYVTIGHENDESVTITEGLEGHETIIYSGNLNLDHDALVKVMEK, encoded by the coding sequence ATGACAGTTGCCTATTCGATGATAAAACTTATACTTCCGCTTCTGCTGGCCAGTTGTCTGGCCTCCTGTGGGCCTGAGGCCGCGCAAGAAATGCCAGCGGAAGCCAACAACCCATTGCCCCAAACCCCACCAATTGAAGTAAAAATTGCCCCAGTGCAAAAAAAAGCCTTTCCCCTGCGGGTCATTACTACCGGTACGCTCCAGGCATCCCGACAAACTCCCATTACCATAGAAACAGCAGGACAAATAGCTGAAATGCAGCTGCAAGAGGGCGCTTTTGTGCAAAAAGGAGCCTTACTATTGCGATTGGAAGACCAAGAACACCACCTGAAACTGGAGCAAAGTTACCTTACCTTGGATGAGGCCGACGTCAATAAGAAAGACCTCCTGCTATCGAATGGCGGGCAAGCGGAGGTAGATACCTCTGTGAGCCCCGAGAAGCTAAAGCTCATCCTGACCCTCAGCGGCTACGACCGCGCCAAACACGCCATCCAATTAGCCACCTTGGAACTGGCCAAAACCAAGGTCTTTGCGCCCTTTTCTGGGGTTATCGCTAATGTAAAGGTCAAACCTTATCAGCGCTTGAATGCAGGAGAGGAATTATGCACCCTCATCGATCCCACTTCTTTTGAGGTCAGTTTCAAGCTACTCGAAACCGAGGCATTACAAGTCAAGTTGGGACAAGCGCTGCTGATCCAACCGATTGCGTTGCCCGAAGGCCAACTGACGGCAGCGATCAATGCGATTAATCCCATTGTAGATGAACAAGGCTTGGTCAGCCTCCGTGCCCGACTGAGCAGCGCTTCTATTCGCCTCTTTGAGGGGCAGAATGTAAAAGTAATCCTGGAGCAACAGGTGCCACAACAACTCATCATCCCGAAAACAGCCGTTGTTTTGCGCTCCAACAAAGCAGTCGTTTTTAGCTATGAGCAAGCAACAAATCTGGCCAAATGGCACTATGTGACGATCGGCCATGAAAATGACGAGTCAGTGACCATTACGGAAGGTTTAGAGGGACATGAAACCATTATCTATAGCGGGAATTTGAATTTGGACCATGATGCATTGGTGAAAGTGATGGAGAAATAA
- a CDS encoding 6-bladed beta-propeller: MRFLRYGLTVFSALSLFNCGGTPKNNTDIERIDAFSVKARAINLTEIADSIRYIQLQAPDLDSYISNDWIDVSFIGDNIYIYQDADVYETLFHFSNTGEYISRINTPGEGPGKIVSGNDYLIDAENEFVEILDNYQRKIVTFDINTGEIVKEIATPQPFRKFKKSENNYLFFMGNGVDSPDTSGYYNLFLTDFEYNILQKEEPIPPYLLDYRIKDYNFSNNFKEEYLFKSFLSNKIYSYKEGALALKYIIDFGPNWVNQAVLSQLSMNNERGQRRKLLYDNKDHIYHIVNVLQTSKYVIFTYWFKEEFNWAFYDKETKKIAIYDNKYNNLDYGPVGQDRFLPITAYEDYLVFIIPSEDVKYHFESMIRNNSQEEIGKRRNTSMFSIFEKTVANLKEYDNPVLALVKLK, from the coding sequence ATGCGATTTTTAAGATATGGATTAACTGTTTTTAGCGCATTATCTCTTTTTAATTGTGGAGGAACACCAAAAAATAATACGGACATAGAGCGTATTGATGCTTTTTCCGTAAAAGCTAGAGCAATAAATTTAACGGAAATAGCTGACTCAATCCGTTATATTCAATTGCAAGCACCAGATTTAGATAGTTATATTTCTAATGATTGGATTGATGTATCATTTATCGGTGATAATATTTATATATATCAAGACGCTGATGTATATGAAACGTTATTTCATTTTTCAAATACAGGGGAGTATATCTCTAGAATTAACACACCTGGAGAAGGACCTGGAAAGATCGTTTCAGGCAATGACTACCTTATAGATGCCGAAAATGAATTTGTTGAAATATTAGACAACTACCAGCGGAAAATAGTAACTTTTGATATAAACACGGGGGAAATCGTTAAGGAAATTGCTACTCCTCAGCCATTTCGGAAATTTAAAAAAAGTGAGAATAATTATTTGTTTTTTATGGGAAATGGAGTGGACTCCCCTGATACTTCGGGGTATTATAATCTGTTTTTGACTGATTTTGAATATAATATTTTACAAAAGGAAGAACCTATACCCCCTTATCTTTTGGACTACCGAATAAAAGATTATAACTTTTCAAATAATTTCAAAGAAGAATACTTATTTAAATCATTTTTGTCAAATAAGATATATAGCTATAAGGAAGGAGCTTTAGCCTTGAAATATATCATTGATTTTGGCCCAAACTGGGTAAACCAAGCTGTGCTTAGTCAACTATCAATGAACAATGAAAGGGGCCAAAGACGAAAGTTACTTTACGACAATAAAGATCATATTTATCATATTGTAAACGTTTTGCAAACATCAAAATACGTTATATTCACCTACTGGTTCAAGGAAGAATTTAATTGGGCCTTTTATGATAAAGAGACTAAGAAAATAGCTATTTATGACAATAAATATAATAATTTAGATTATGGACCTGTAGGGCAAGACAGGTTTTTACCTATTACCGCATATGAAGATTATTTGGTTTTTATTATTCCCTCAGAGGATGTGAAATATCATTTTGAAAGTATGATACGAAATAATAGCCAGGAAGAAATTGGAAAAAGACGGAACACATCTATGTTTAGTATCTTTGAAAAAACAGTAGCTAATTTGAAAGAATATGATAATCCGGTGTTAGCTTTGGTTAAATTAAAATAG